A portion of the Platichthys flesus chromosome 7, fPlaFle2.1, whole genome shotgun sequence genome contains these proteins:
- the dnajc22 gene encoding dnaJ homolog subfamily C member 22, whose translation MGKSVMVAYALWAIGGPLGLHHLYLGRDSHALLWILTLGGFGFGWVREFTRIPAYIGEANRDADSGRNRPSAVVPPPVSPVRFAGQVCVGIYFGTVALIGLNSLNFFYLIVLPLCVGAGVHLVSNVGQQSSDLKKTLTTCLVTSSIFYGSSLSPLPISLAASVTAAQHRRFKPPQTQQRPEELGPRLYKLGLAWLAFSAPLGYCIFHNTTATLYYLSDCVSALLDIFWFLPWLRGALEYVLLMPYRILCALTGGGYYEEAWRKVLEILLKEYTEEEREALHVLSLEAEATLAEITQSYRELVKTWHPDHNPSSEAEATFIKIQEAYEVLLRRHKPRHPFK comes from the exons ATGGGGAAGAGTGTAATGGTGGCCTATGCCCTGTGGGCAATAGGTGGGCCTTTGGGCCTTCACCATTTATACCTTGGAAGAGACAGCCATGCTCTGTTGTGGATTCTAACCCTGGGAGGCTTTGGCTTTGGCTGGGTCAGAGAGTTCACTCGTATCCCTGCTTACATTGGTGAGGCCAATCGAGATGCAGACAGCGGGAGAAATAGACCCTCTGCCGTGGTCCCTCCCCCGGTAAGCCCTGTCAGATTCGCTGGTCAGGTGTGTGTTGGGATCTACTTTGGCACCGTGGCTCTGATAGGACTCAACTCCCTCAATTTCTTCTACTTGATCgtcctgcctttgtgtgtgggtgcaggGGTGCATCTGGTTTCCAATGTTGGCCAACAGTCCTCTGACCTAAAAAAAACTCTGACAACTTGTCTGGTAACTTCCTCGATATTCTATGGCAGCAGCTTGTCACCTTTGCCTATTAGTCTAGCTGCCAGTGTGACTGCTGCTCAGCACCGCCGATTCAAACCCCCGCAGACACAGCAGAGACCAGAGGAACTAG GGCCACGCCTTTACAAGCTCGGCCTAGCTTGGCTGGCCTTCTCTGCCCCATTGGGCTACTGTATTTTCCACAACACCACAGCCACACTGTACTACCTGTCCGACTGTGTATCAGCGCTGCTGGATATCTTCTGGTTTCTGCCTTGGCTCAGGGGTGCGCTGGAGTACGTTCTTTTAATGCCATATCGCATCTTGTGTGCTCTCACTGGAGGGGGGTACTACGAGGAGGCTTGGAGGAAGGTGCTGGAAATTCTGCTCAAAGAgtacacagaggaagagagggaggcacTGCAC GTGTTGTCGTTGGAGGCAGAGGCTACACTTGCAGAGATAACTCAAAGCTATAGGGAGCTGGTCAAGACGTGGCATCCAGACCACAACCCCAGCAGTGAAGCAGAGGCGACGTTTATAAAGATCCAGGAGGCTTATGAGGTCCTTCTCCGGCGCCACAAGCCCCGTCATCCCTTCAAATAG